A stretch of the Dyella telluris genome encodes the following:
- a CDS encoding YceI family protein: MNRSALKFAVPMLFALALPGFASAADYAVQPAGSKLGFSGSFQGQSFDGSFGQWTAAISYDPAKVASSKFDVEVDLSSVKTRDKDRDGALPGSDFFNVAKFPKAHFVTTGFRQNGAQVIADGNLTLRGVTKPVSLTVVFKPAGTGATLDVTGAVKRLDFGVGGGDYADTSVIANDVKVNAHLVLSAK, from the coding sequence ATGAACCGCTCTGCGCTTAAATTCGCCGTCCCCATGCTTTTCGCCCTGGCGTTGCCCGGCTTTGCCAGCGCGGCCGACTACGCCGTGCAGCCGGCCGGCAGCAAGCTCGGCTTCAGCGGCAGCTTCCAGGGGCAGTCGTTCGACGGCAGTTTCGGCCAGTGGACCGCCGCCATCAGCTACGACCCGGCCAAGGTCGCCAGCTCCAAGTTCGACGTGGAAGTGGACCTGTCCAGCGTGAAGACCCGCGACAAGGACCGCGACGGCGCCCTGCCCGGCTCGGATTTCTTCAACGTGGCCAAGTTTCCCAAGGCGCACTTCGTAACCACCGGTTTCCGCCAGAACGGTGCGCAGGTCATCGCCGACGGCAACCTGACCCTGCGTGGCGTGACCAAGCCGGTAAGCCTCACCGTGGTGTTCAAGCCGGCGGGCACGGGCGCAACGCTGGATGTCACCGGCGCGGTGAAGCGTCTTGATTTCGGCGTGGGCGGTGGTGATTACGCCGACACGTCGGTGATCGCCAACGACGTGAAGGTCAACGCGCACCTGGTGCTTAGCGCCAAATAA
- a CDS encoding TonB-dependent siderophore receptor codes for MPSLARPFPYRTLALALSLALSAPLLHAEDAPDAADTTKVKNLEGVQTTATVTGDGDSYTTKTPAGATRLPLTLRETPQSVSVVTDQQMKDFNLTNINAVLDNTTGVNVERVETDRTYYSARGFDVTNFLIDGVGLPFPNGEQEGDIDTALYQRIEVLRGANGLLSFTGNPSATINFVRKRPTADFQGDVGLTVGSFDNRRLDVDLSGPLNDTHSVRGRLIAADQDTDSYLDRYNLRKQVLSGIVDADLTSSTLLTAGISYQKNKTHGGMWGALPLYNTDGTPTDYSRDTSTSADWSRWNVADTRSFLELTQQLGNDWSLKASLTYRRIAEDSNLFYVYGTPDAQTGLGLYSYPSAYTSAEKQYVADVYASGPFQLGGRTHQLVLGANWAKDDVHQFSSYGQGIGTPLPPLDQWTGNYPEPPFDASYGSGDFHIKRKTLYATARWSLADPVTLITGASLVHIEQYGDNYGVPSNYDKTQTTPFVGLVYDFAKNYSAYISYAKLFNPQTQTDVNNKVLDPVTGANLEVGVKGEWVDGRLNATFALFRSRQDGLAEYAGHNMATNQDYYSGINAISKGYEFDVSGQITDNWQVSGGYTQLGLVDPEGRNVRTYVPRRMFRLATSYRFDALPGFKVGGTLRWQDRIYRDQQDVALDGSEIFTTQGSYAVLGLMAGYDFGQHWSTTLNLDNVTNRKVITSLYWSQGFYSAPRSVMANVRYSF; via the coding sequence ATGCCCTCGCTTGCGCGACCGTTCCCGTACCGCACCCTTGCCCTGGCGCTTTCCCTGGCCCTGTCCGCTCCACTGCTGCATGCCGAGGATGCGCCGGATGCTGCCGACACCACCAAGGTGAAGAACCTTGAAGGCGTGCAGACCACGGCCACGGTGACGGGCGATGGCGATTCGTACACCACCAAGACGCCCGCCGGCGCCACGCGCCTGCCGCTGACGCTGCGCGAGACACCGCAGTCGGTGAGCGTGGTCACCGACCAGCAGATGAAAGACTTCAACCTCACCAACATCAACGCCGTACTGGACAACACCACGGGCGTGAACGTGGAGCGCGTGGAAACCGACCGCACCTACTACAGCGCGCGCGGCTTCGACGTCACCAACTTCCTGATCGACGGCGTCGGCCTGCCGTTCCCCAATGGCGAACAGGAAGGCGATATCGATACGGCCCTGTACCAGCGCATCGAAGTGCTGCGTGGTGCGAACGGCCTGCTGTCCTTCACCGGCAACCCGTCAGCCACCATCAACTTCGTGCGCAAGCGGCCCACGGCCGATTTCCAGGGCGACGTCGGCCTGACCGTAGGCAGTTTTGACAATCGCCGGCTTGATGTCGACCTCTCCGGCCCGCTCAACGATACGCATAGTGTCCGTGGCCGCCTGATCGCGGCCGACCAGGACACCGACAGCTATCTGGACCGCTACAACCTGCGCAAGCAGGTGCTCTCGGGCATCGTGGATGCCGACCTCACCAGCAGCACCTTGCTCACGGCCGGCATCAGCTATCAGAAGAACAAGACCCACGGCGGCATGTGGGGCGCGCTGCCGCTCTACAACACCGATGGCACGCCCACCGATTACAGCCGCGATACCAGCACCTCCGCCGACTGGTCGCGCTGGAACGTCGCCGATACACGCAGCTTCCTGGAACTCACCCAGCAGCTGGGCAATGACTGGAGCCTCAAGGCATCACTCACCTACCGCCGCATCGCCGAGGACAGCAACCTGTTCTACGTCTACGGCACGCCGGATGCGCAGACCGGCCTGGGCCTGTACTCCTATCCTTCGGCGTACACCAGCGCGGAGAAGCAGTACGTTGCCGACGTGTACGCCAGTGGCCCGTTCCAGCTCGGTGGCCGCACGCACCAGCTGGTGCTGGGCGCGAACTGGGCCAAGGACGACGTCCACCAGTTCTCCAGCTATGGCCAGGGCATCGGCACGCCGCTGCCGCCGCTCGACCAGTGGACGGGCAATTACCCGGAACCGCCGTTTGACGCTTCCTACGGTAGCGGCGATTTCCATATCAAGCGAAAGACGCTCTACGCCACCGCGCGCTGGAGCCTGGCCGACCCGGTCACGCTGATCACCGGCGCCAGCCTGGTGCACATCGAGCAGTACGGCGACAACTACGGCGTGCCGAGCAACTACGACAAGACCCAGACCACGCCGTTCGTCGGCCTGGTCTATGACTTCGCCAAGAACTACTCGGCGTACATCAGCTACGCCAAGCTGTTCAATCCGCAGACGCAGACCGACGTGAACAACAAGGTGCTCGATCCGGTGACCGGCGCCAACCTCGAGGTCGGCGTGAAGGGCGAGTGGGTCGACGGCCGCCTGAATGCCACGTTCGCGCTGTTCCGTTCGCGCCAGGACGGCCTTGCCGAATACGCGGGCCACAACATGGCGACCAACCAGGATTACTACAGCGGCATCAACGCCATTTCCAAAGGCTACGAATTCGACGTGAGCGGCCAGATCACCGACAACTGGCAGGTGAGTGGCGGCTACACGCAGCTGGGCCTGGTCGATCCGGAAGGCCGCAACGTACGAACCTACGTGCCGCGCCGCATGTTCCGCCTGGCCACCAGCTACCGCTTCGACGCCCTGCCCGGCTTCAAGGTCGGCGGCACGCTGCGCTGGCAGGACCGCATCTACCGCGACCAACAGGACGTGGCGCTCGACGGCAGCGAGATCTTCACCACGCAGGGTTCCTATGCGGTGCTGGGCCTGATGGCCGGCTACGACTTCGGCCAGCACTGGAGCACCACGCTCAACCTCGACAACGTGACCAACCGCAAGGTCATCACCAGCCTGTACTGGTCGCAGGGTTTCTACTCGGCACCGCGCAGCGTCATGGCAAACGTGCGGTATAGCTTCTAG
- a CDS encoding L-serine ammonia-lyase — protein MAVSVFDLFKIGIGPSSSHTVGPMRAAARFAERWLEEKGVLDRVVRVRAELYGSLAMTGRGHGTDKAVLLGFEGEHPDTVDPDHIPDALHRIRTTHRLRVLGKHEIEFDEKRDLVFNKRQKLPFHTNGMRFSAYDAEGHELATRDYYSVGGGFVVNHDEAAEDRIVADTTEQPYPFSTGDQLLELCEKNQLTIAQLMMENEKVWRPEAETRAGLLTIWKAMQDCVNRGLRSPGVLPGGLKVTRRAPQMAEDLRSQPEASLKDPLTILDWVNLYALAVNEENAAGGRVVTAPTNGAAGIVPAVLHYYHRFIPKADENGIVDFLLTAGAIGILYKENASISGAEVGCQGEVGVACSMAAGGLTAALGGNVLQVENAAEIGMEHNLGLTCDPIGGLVQIPCIERNAMASVKAINASRMSLKSDGKHRVSLDKVIATMRDTGRDMKDKYKETSRGGLAVNVIEC, from the coding sequence ATGGCTGTCAGCGTTTTCGACCTGTTCAAGATCGGCATTGGTCCGTCCTCCTCGCATACCGTCGGCCCCATGCGTGCCGCGGCCCGTTTCGCCGAACGCTGGCTGGAAGAGAAAGGCGTGCTCGACCGCGTGGTGCGCGTGCGCGCCGAGCTGTACGGCTCGCTGGCCATGACCGGCCGTGGCCATGGCACCGACAAGGCGGTGCTGCTGGGCTTCGAGGGCGAGCATCCGGACACGGTCGATCCCGATCACATTCCCGACGCGCTGCATCGCATCCGCACCACGCACCGCCTGCGCGTGCTGGGCAAGCATGAAATCGAGTTCGACGAGAAGCGCGACCTGGTATTCAACAAGCGCCAGAAGCTGCCGTTCCACACCAACGGCATGCGCTTCTCCGCCTACGACGCCGAAGGCCACGAACTGGCCACGCGCGATTACTACTCGGTGGGCGGCGGCTTCGTGGTGAACCACGACGAGGCGGCCGAAGACCGCATCGTGGCCGACACCACCGAGCAGCCCTACCCGTTTTCCACCGGCGACCAGCTACTGGAGCTGTGCGAGAAGAACCAGCTCACCATCGCGCAGCTGATGATGGAGAACGAAAAGGTATGGCGCCCCGAAGCGGAAACGCGCGCCGGCCTGCTCACCATCTGGAAGGCCATGCAGGATTGCGTGAACCGCGGCCTGCGTTCGCCGGGCGTGTTGCCGGGCGGCCTGAAGGTAACGCGTCGCGCGCCGCAGATGGCCGAAGACCTGCGTTCGCAGCCGGAAGCCTCGCTGAAGGATCCGCTGACCATCCTCGACTGGGTCAACCTTTACGCCCTCGCCGTGAACGAAGAGAACGCCGCGGGCGGTCGCGTGGTGACCGCGCCGACCAATGGCGCGGCCGGCATCGTTCCCGCTGTGCTGCACTACTACCACCGCTTCATTCCGAAGGCCGACGAGAACGGCATCGTCGATTTCCTGCTTACCGCGGGCGCCATCGGCATCCTCTACAAGGAAAACGCATCGATCTCCGGCGCGGAAGTGGGCTGCCAGGGTGAAGTGGGCGTGGCCTGTTCCATGGCCGCCGGCGGCCTTACCGCAGCGCTGGGTGGCAACGTGCTGCAGGTGGAAAACGCTGCCGAAATCGGCATGGAACACAACCTGGGCCTGACCTGCGACCCCATCGGCGGCCTCGTGCAGATCCCCTGCATCGAACGCAACGCCATGGCTTCGGTGAAGGCAATCAACGCCAGCCGCATGTCGCTCAAGAGCGACGGCAAGCACCGCGTGTCGCTGGACAAGGTCATCGCCACCATGCGCGACACCGGGCGCGACATGAAGGACAAGTACAAGGAAACCTCGCGCGGCGGCCTGGCGGTGAACGTCATCGAGTGCTGA
- a CDS encoding glutaredoxin family protein — protein sequence MRYVLYQRDYCHLCDQALAVMAEARAPDFDSLWVDDDEALEARYGTRVPVLRDSGSGRELDWPFDAAAVRAFVADTPL from the coding sequence ATGCGATACGTGCTCTATCAGCGGGACTACTGCCACCTGTGCGACCAGGCGCTGGCCGTGATGGCCGAGGCGCGTGCGCCCGATTTCGACAGCCTGTGGGTGGACGACGATGAGGCGCTGGAAGCGCGTTACGGCACACGGGTGCCGGTGCTGCGTGACAGCGGGAGCGGGCGGGAGCTGGACTGGCCGTTCGATGCGGCAGCGGTACGGGCCTTTGTGGCCGATACCCCCTTGTAG
- a CDS encoding cytochrome b → MSFRNTDRQWGSVAKFFHWTIALLIIGNGIFGLLMDLAQNPMQKINWLALHKSIGLTVLALFLLRVLWRFFNRTPKDEPAPRWQHLAAHAVHITLYALVVLLPLSGWWFNSIAGKPLQFFKQFNLPALTAANPESRHLWHEVHEYLFWFLVLLLVLHIGGALKHHLIDRDNTLRRMLPFARLRQTSQGER, encoded by the coding sequence ATGAGTTTTCGCAATACCGACCGCCAATGGGGATCGGTCGCCAAGTTTTTCCACTGGACCATTGCCCTGCTGATCATCGGCAACGGCATCTTCGGGTTGCTGATGGACCTGGCCCAGAACCCGATGCAGAAGATCAACTGGCTGGCGCTGCACAAGTCGATCGGCCTGACCGTGCTGGCGCTGTTCCTGCTGCGCGTGCTGTGGCGCTTCTTCAACCGCACGCCGAAGGATGAGCCCGCGCCGCGCTGGCAGCACCTGGCTGCGCACGCCGTGCACATCACGCTTTACGCGCTGGTGGTGCTGCTGCCGTTGAGCGGCTGGTGGTTCAACTCCATCGCCGGCAAGCCGCTGCAGTTTTTCAAGCAGTTCAACCTGCCTGCGCTGACCGCCGCCAATCCCGAGTCGCGCCATCTGTGGCACGAAGTGCACGAATACCTGTTCTGGTTCCTGGTGCTGCTGCTGGTGCTGCATATCGGTGGCGCGCTGAAGCATCACCTGATCGACCGCGACAACACCCTGCGGCGCATGCTCCCCTTCGCACGCCTGCGCCAGACCTCCCAAGGAGAACGTTGA
- a CDS encoding YceI family protein, translated as MPTPRLPRRLLFALACALAPLAVTAAPVTYRYDTTHSQILFSIDHNGFSRPFGRLHIAQGWLRFDADDWSRSATELDIDLASLDMGAPAWNAAVLKPAYLDADKARLAHFASTSVERKDETHGVLHGNLTLRGVSHTVDIPFTFNRLGTTIYGMHTVIGFSGTAMLQRDDYGMTATPNSVGHSVSVWLELEAIQEDTHQSNKEQP; from the coding sequence ATGCCAACGCCCCGCCTTCCCCGCCGGCTTCTATTCGCGCTCGCGTGCGCCCTGGCACCGCTTGCCGTGACGGCCGCGCCGGTCACCTACCGCTACGACACCACCCATAGCCAGATACTTTTCAGCATCGACCACAACGGGTTCTCGCGCCCGTTCGGGCGGCTGCATATAGCGCAAGGCTGGTTGCGTTTCGACGCGGATGACTGGAGCCGGTCCGCCACCGAACTGGATATCGACCTGGCCAGCCTGGACATGGGTGCCCCCGCCTGGAATGCCGCGGTGCTCAAACCGGCCTATCTGGATGCCGACAAGGCACGCCTGGCGCATTTCGCCAGCACCTCGGTGGAACGCAAGGACGAGACGCACGGGGTGCTGCACGGCAACCTTACGCTACGCGGCGTGTCACACACGGTGGATATACCGTTCACCTTCAACCGGCTGGGCACCACCATTTACGGCATGCATACCGTGATCGGGTTTTCCGGCACGGCCATGCTGCAGCGAGACGATTACGGCATGACCGCCACACCCAACTCCGTCGGCCACAGCGTCAGCGTGTGGCTGGAGCTGGAGGCCATCCAGGAAGACACTCACCAGAGCAACAAGGAACAGCCATGA